A stretch of the Panicum virgatum strain AP13 chromosome 9N, P.virgatum_v5, whole genome shotgun sequence genome encodes the following:
- the LOC120693080 gene encoding protein Rf1, mitochondrial-like — translation MSLRLSAARDRCLELQRAIASRVRSGSLGLDDAVKLFDELLLVARPASVRAFNQLLTAVSRSQGRGSSTSALVVSLFNRMTRASPNKVAPDGFTYSILVNCFCRMGRLELGLASFGLVLKAGWRVGTVITPLLKGLCDAKRVDEAMKILSQRMPEFGCPPNVVSYTTVINGLFRDGHVDRAYSLFREMDNRGIFPTIVTYTAVIDGLCKAQEVNRAEGVLQQMINKGVKPNIRTYTCLIHGYCSSGQGKEVVRMLKEMSAHGHKPDVVICSLLLDYHCKSGRCIEARKMFDYMIEKGIKPNITTYNTLLHGYAIKGALSDVHGLLDLMTGNGISPDHHTFNIVLCAYAKGGMINEAMHIFDQMRQQGSSPDAVSYGTLIDALCKLGRVDEAMLKFNQMIYEGVTPNIVVFNSLVYGLCTVDKWEKAEELFSEMLNQGIHPNVTFFTTIMRNFCNRGWVTEAQSLLDLMSWQDR, via the exons ATGTCCCTCCGCTTGAGCGCCGCACGCGACCGATGCTTGGAGCTGCAGCGCGCCATCGCCAGCCGCGTCCGCTCGGGAAGCCTCGGCCTCGATGACGCCGTCAAGCTGTTCGACGAATTGCTCCTTGTCGCCAGGCCCGCCTCAGTTCGCGCCTTCAATCAGCTCCTCACCGCCGTCTCTCGCTCCCAGGGAAGGGGCTCCTCGACCTCCGCACTCGTCGTCTCCCTCTTCAACCGGATGACCCGTGCCTCCCCGAACAAGGTGGCTCCCGATGGGTTCACCTACAGCATCCTCGTCAATTGCTTCTGCCGCATGGGACGCCTGGAGCTTGGTCTCGCCTCATTTGGCCTCGTCCTCAAGGCGGGCTGGAGGGTGGGCACAGTCATCACTCCGCTTCTCAAAGGTCTCTGTGACGCAAAGAGGGTGGATGAGGCCATGAAGATATTGAGCCAACGAATGCCTGAGTTTGGCTGCCCACCAAATGTTGTGTCGTACACCACCGTCATCAATGGCTTATTTAGAGATGGCCATGTGGATAGAGCTTACAGCCTATTTCGTGAAATGGATAACCGGGGGATTTTTCCGACTATTGTGACCTACACCGCAGTCATTGATGGCCTGTGCAAAGCTCAAGAAGTTAACAGGGCCGAGGGTGTCCTTCAACAGATGATTAATAAAGGTGTCAAGCCAAATATTCGAACATATACTTGTCTGATCCATGGATATTGCTCTTCAGGACAGGGGAAAGAGGTGGTTCGAATGCTCAAAGAAATGTCCGCACATGGTCATAAACCAGATGTTGTCATTTGTAGTTTGCTGCTGGATTACCATTGCAAGAGTGGAAGATGCATAGAGGCTAGAAAGATGTTTGATTATATGATTGAAAAGGGCATAAAACCTAATATAACTACATATAACACTCTGCTTCATGGGTATGCTATCAAAGGAGCTCTTTCTGATGTGCATGGTCTCTTGGATTTGATGACAGGAAATGGTATTTCACCTGATCATCACACCTTCAATATAGTTCTCTGTGCGTATGCTAAAGGTGGTATGATAAATGAGGCAATGCATATATTTGACCAAATGAGGCAGCAAGGGTCGAGTCCTGACGCGGTCAGCTATGGAACATTAATAGATGCACTTTGTAAGTTGGGAAGAGTGGATGAGGCTATGCTTAAATTCAATCAGATGATCTATGAAGGGGTGACTCCTAATATCGTTGTTTTTAACTCACTAGTTTATGGACTGTGCACTGTTGACAAATGGGAGAAGGCCGAGGAATTATTTTCTGAAATGCTGaatcaagggatccatcccaATGTCACGTTTTTCACCACAATAATGCGTAACTTTTGCAATAGAGGATGGGTCACGGAAGCTCAAAGTCTTCTTGACTTGATG AGCTGGCAGGATAGATGA
- the LOC120689736 gene encoding uncharacterized ATP-dependent helicase C29A10.10c-like isoform X2, translating to MNSSMACLSMVANHITDNAVPKTEPGNQVSHVVEREEGEWSDADVISDKDESVGTASTHVKKESQDSESHLIKSGDVTKDDTAAECSDAEMADASKDQVLRGTTGSESMQNLECKGNQPGDDLDACNRPKDVKGVEANYALKFASNPAKRPKLNEHKEAMLGKKRARQTVFINVEDAKQAGTMKTSTPRRQSSFPAPIVTRTVKEASRAAGEKAAEKQNQQAIRERQSEMMGSERSNSADPSDQHAESNGDAEIGPQARSKKMNAEEPSSDGYQQPVQRQASLKQSMDLKQPKGRPFSSQRTAAAGQNTADQKPASKRSIISKKQTFANNMQYQDSSVERLIREVTNDKFWHNPEEAELECVPGSFESSEEYIRVFEPLLFEECRAQLYSSYEESLEAVGRDAHVAVRVKAVDRRERGWYDVVVLPMHEYKWNFKEGDVAILSFPRPGSAAQSGRSSRRAVGSNEDAESECGRLVGTVRRHMPIDTRDPIGAIIHFYVGDSFDSNSESNFLRKLQPRSTWYLTGLGSLATTQREYVALHAFRRLNVQMQNAILQPSPEHFPKYEEQPPAMPDCFTPNFADHLHRSFNGPQLSAIHWAATHTAAGTSNGVVKKQEPWPFTLVQGPPGTGKTHTVWGMLNVIHLVQYQHYYAALLKKLAPESYKQVSGSTSTSSEAVAAGSIDELLQSMDQNLFRTLPKLCPKPRMLVCAPSNAATDELLARVLDRGFIDGEMKVYRPDVARVGIDSQSRAAQAVSVERRTDQLLMKGRDEVIGWLHQLKGREQQLSQEIAYLQRELNMVAAAGRSQGSVGVDPDVLAQRDRNRDILLQKLAASVESRDKVLVEMSRLLILESRFRVGSNFNMEDARASLEASFANEAEIVFTTVSSSGRKLFSRLTHGFDMVVIDEAAQASEVGVLPPLALGAARCVLVGDPQQLPATVISKAAGTLLYSRSLFERFQQAGCPTILLSVQYRMHPQIREFPSRYFYQGRLTDSESVVKLPDEAYYRDALMAPYIFYDMSHGRESHRGGSSSYQNIHEAQFALRLYEHLQKFLKANGGKKVSVGIITPYKLQLKCLQREFKEVMNTEEGKDIYINTVDAFQGQERDVIIMSCVRASNHGVGFVADIRRMNVALTRARRALWVVGNANALMQSEDWAALIADAKARKCFMDLDSIPKDFLPMKAPSNTPGRNSSNNIRNMRTGGPRPRHLDMFPEPRAGVNIRPDEDERPNSVPRNGSYRNLDDFGRPGDRPRDNMQFGVPRRPNSSNGRREV from the exons ATGAATTCCAGTATGGCATGTTTGTCCATGGTAGCTAATCACATCACTGATAATGCTGTTCCAAAGACGGAGCCTGGCAATCAGGTGTCACACGTTGttgaaagagaagaaggagAATGGTCTGATGCAGATGTTATTTCTGACAAAGATGAGTCAGTCGGAACTGCAAGTACTCATGTGAAGAAAGAATCTCAAGACAGTGAGTCCCATCTCATTAAATCTGGTGATGTGACTAAAGATGATACTGCTGCTGAATGTAGTGATGCTGAAATGGCTGATGCATCTAAAGATCAGGTTCTTCGTGGTACCACAGGATCGGAGAGCATGCAAAATTTGGAATGTAAAGGAAATCAACCTGGAGATGATTTAGATGCTTGCAATAGGCCAAAGGATGTTAAAGGAGTGGAAGCCAATTATGCATTGAAGTTTGCGAGCAACCCTGCAAAGAGACCCAAGTTAAATGAACACAAGGAAGCAATGCTTGGTAAAAAACGAGCTAGGCAAACTGTCTTCATCAATGTAGAAGATGCGAAACAAGCTGGTACAATGAAGACCTCGACACCAAGGAGGCAGTCATCCTTTCCGGCACCAATTGTCACACGTACTGTGAAGGAAGCTTCTCGTGCTGCTGGTGAAAAAGCTGCAGAAAAGCAAAACCAGCAAGCAATCAGGGAGAGGCAATCCGAAATGATGGGTTCAGAACGAAGCAATTCGGCAGATCCTAGTGACCAGCATGCTGAATCTAATGGTGATGCTGAGATAGGCCCTCAGGCCCGGTCAAAGAAAATGAATGCAGAAGAACCTTCCTCAGATGGATATCAACAGCCTGTACAAAGACAAGCTTCATTGAAGCAATCCATGGACTTGAAGCAACCAAAGGGCCGACCATTCTCTTCCCAACGGACTGCTGCAGCAGGACAAAATACTGCTGATCAGAAGCCAGCCAGCAAAAGGTCTATTATTTCCAAAAAGCAAACTTTTGCAAACAATATGCAATATCAGGACTCATCTGTTGAGCGACTTATAAGGGAGGTGACAAACGACAAGTTCTGGCACAATCCAG AGGAGGCAGAACTTGAGTGTGTTCCTGGAAGCTTTGAATCTTCTGAGGAGTACATTAGAGTTTTTGAGCCTTTGCTTTTTGAGGAATGCAGAGCTCAGCTTTATAGTTCATATGAGGAGAGTCTTGAGGCTGTGGGAAGGGATGCACATGTAGCAGTACGGGTAAAAGCTGTGGATAGACGTGAAAGAG GATGGTATGATGTTGTTGTGCTACCGATGCATGAATATAAATGGAATTTCAAAGAGGGTGATGTCGCTATTCTGTCATTCCCGCGGCCTGGTTCAG CTGCTCAATCAGGTCGATCTAGCAGGAGGGCTGTTGGTTCAAATGAAGATGCTGAATCAGAATGTGGGCGACTTGTTGGTACTGTTAGGCGCCATATGCCTATTGATACACGTGATCCAATTGGAGCAATTATCCATTTTTATGTTGGAGATTCATTTGATTCTAACAG TGAATCTAATTTCCTGAGGAAACTCCAACCTCGGAGTACTTGGTATCTAACTGGACTAGGTTCTCTTGCAACAACACAAAGGGAATATGTTGCTTTGCATGCGTTCCGCCGTCTGAACGTGCAG ATGCAAAATGCAATACTTCAACCGAGTCCAGAGCATTTCCCGAAGTATGAAGAGCAGCCACCAGCCATGCCAGACTGTTTTACTCCAAATTTTGCTGATCACCTTCACCGTAGTTTCAATGGGCCTCAACTGTCGGCGATTCACTGGGCTGCAACGCATACAGCTGCAGGCACAAGCAATGGTGTTGTGAAGAAACAAGAACCCTGGCCTTTCACATTGGTACAAGGTCCTCCTGGTACAGGGAAAACTCATACTGTATGGGGGATGCTAAATGTTATTCATCTTGTTCAGTATCAACATTACTACGCTGCTTTGCTCAAGAAACTTGCTCCTGAAAGTTACAAACAAGTTAGTGGTAGTACTAGTACCAGCTCGGAGGCTGTTGCTGCAGGgtcaattgatgaacttttgcAGAGCATGGATCAGAACCTATTTCGCACTCTTCCCAAGCTTTGCCCTAAGCCTCGGATGCTTGTTTGTGCCCCATCAAACGCTGCAACAGATGAGCTGCTTGCTCGTGTTCTTGACCGCGGTTTTATAGATGGAGAGATGAAGGTCTACCGCCCTGATGTTGCTCGTGTTGGAATTGATTCACAGTCTCGTGCTGCCCAAGCTGTTTCAGTTGAAAGGAGGACGGATCAGCTTTTGATGAAGGGCCGTGATGAAGTAATTGGGTGGCTACATCAGCTAAAAGGCCGTGAGCAGCAGCTGTCACAGGAGATTGCTTATCTTCAAAGGGAACTAAATATGGTTGCAGCAGCTGGTAGATCCCAGGGTTCAGTAGGAGTAGATCCtgatgttcttgctcaaagggATCGTAACCGCGATATTCTACTTCAGAAACTTGCTGCGTCAGTTGAAAGTAGGGATAAAGTACTGGTGGAGATGTCAAGGCTGCTGATATTAGAAAGCAGGTTCCGTGTTGGCAGCAACTTCAATATGGAAGATGCAAGGGCTAGTCTGGAAGCCAGTTTTGCCAATGAAGCTGAGATTGTTTTTACAACAGTGTCAAGCAGCGGGCGTAAGTTATTTTCTCGCCTAACTCATGGCTTTGATATGGTTGTTATTGATGAGGCTGCTCAGGCTAGTGAAGTAGGAGTCCTTCCTCCATTGGCACTTGGTGCAGCTAGATGTGTCCTGGTTGGTGACCCACAGCAACTTCCTGCTACTGTTATTAGCAAAGCAGCTGGAACGTTGCTTTACAGCAGGAGTCTTTTTGAGAGGTTTCAGCAGGCTGGTTGTCCTACCATTTTGCTGTCAGTACAATACAGGATGCATCCCCAGATCCGTGAATTTCCATCAAGATACTTTTATCAGGGTCGCCTTACAGATAGTGAGAGTGTTGTCAAATTACCTGATGAAGCCTATTACAGAGATGCACTTATGGCACCTTATATCTTTTACGACATGTCACATGGCCGTGAGTCTCATAGGGGTGGTTCATCTTCATACCAGAATATCCATGAAGCACAATTTGCATTGCGTTTATATGAGCATCTTCAGAAGTTCCTGAAAGCTAATGGTGGCAAGAAAGTATCTGTTGGTATAATCACACCATATAAGTTGCAGTTGAAATGCCTTCAGCGGGAATTCAAGGAGGTTATGAATACTGAGGAAGGGAAGGATATCTACATAAATACAGTTGATGCTTTTCAAGGCCAGGAGCGTGATGTCATTATTATGTCATGCGTCCGTGCTTCAAACCATGGTGTGGGTTTTGTTGCTGATATACGCCGTATGAATGTAGCTCTAACACGAGCTAGGAGAGCTCTGTGG GTTGTTGGTAATGCCAATGCTCTCATGCAGTCTGAGGACTGGGCGGCTCTGATAGCAGATGCTAAGGCCAGGAAATGTTTCATGGACCTGGATAGCATTCCGAAGGACTTCCTGCCCATGAAGGCTCCTTCTAACACCCCAGGCAGGAATTCTTCCAACAACATACGTAACATGAGGACTGGTGGTCCAAGACCAAGGCATTTGGACATGTTTCCAGAACCCAGGGCTGGCGTGAACATCAGGCCTGATGAAGATGAGCGACCCAATTCTGTTCCAAGAAATGGAAGTTACAGGAATTTGGATGATTTTGGGCGACCTGGTGACCGCCCCAGGGATAATATGCAGTTTGGAGTTCCCAGGAGACCAAATTCATCTAATGGTAGGAGAGAAGTGTAA
- the LOC120689736 gene encoding uncharacterized ATP-dependent helicase C29A10.10c-like isoform X1, whose amino-acid sequence MGSRGRMLFDLNELPAEADEEAPGAVPQEPAAVIQEAAVSVSQEAAIVVSQPQKSLPVPTTHAPSLFQPGEGSQSQGILNNNAFKHASIGSGFQPFVRNKDSNNTKESIKAEDNMNSSMACLSMVANHITDNAVPKTEPGNQVSHVVEREEGEWSDADVISDKDESVGTASTHVKKESQDSESHLIKSGDVTKDDTAAECSDAEMADASKDQVLRGTTGSESMQNLECKGNQPGDDLDACNRPKDVKGVEANYALKFASNPAKRPKLNEHKEAMLGKKRARQTVFINVEDAKQAGTMKTSTPRRQSSFPAPIVTRTVKEASRAAGEKAAEKQNQQAIRERQSEMMGSERSNSADPSDQHAESNGDAEIGPQARSKKMNAEEPSSDGYQQPVQRQASLKQSMDLKQPKGRPFSSQRTAAAGQNTADQKPASKRSIISKKQTFANNMQYQDSSVERLIREVTNDKFWHNPEEAELECVPGSFESSEEYIRVFEPLLFEECRAQLYSSYEESLEAVGRDAHVAVRVKAVDRRERGWYDVVVLPMHEYKWNFKEGDVAILSFPRPGSAAQSGRSSRRAVGSNEDAESECGRLVGTVRRHMPIDTRDPIGAIIHFYVGDSFDSNSESNFLRKLQPRSTWYLTGLGSLATTQREYVALHAFRRLNVQMQNAILQPSPEHFPKYEEQPPAMPDCFTPNFADHLHRSFNGPQLSAIHWAATHTAAGTSNGVVKKQEPWPFTLVQGPPGTGKTHTVWGMLNVIHLVQYQHYYAALLKKLAPESYKQVSGSTSTSSEAVAAGSIDELLQSMDQNLFRTLPKLCPKPRMLVCAPSNAATDELLARVLDRGFIDGEMKVYRPDVARVGIDSQSRAAQAVSVERRTDQLLMKGRDEVIGWLHQLKGREQQLSQEIAYLQRELNMVAAAGRSQGSVGVDPDVLAQRDRNRDILLQKLAASVESRDKVLVEMSRLLILESRFRVGSNFNMEDARASLEASFANEAEIVFTTVSSSGRKLFSRLTHGFDMVVIDEAAQASEVGVLPPLALGAARCVLVGDPQQLPATVISKAAGTLLYSRSLFERFQQAGCPTILLSVQYRMHPQIREFPSRYFYQGRLTDSESVVKLPDEAYYRDALMAPYIFYDMSHGRESHRGGSSSYQNIHEAQFALRLYEHLQKFLKANGGKKVSVGIITPYKLQLKCLQREFKEVMNTEEGKDIYINTVDAFQGQERDVIIMSCVRASNHGVGFVADIRRMNVALTRARRALWVVGNANALMQSEDWAALIADAKARKCFMDLDSIPKDFLPMKAPSNTPGRNSSNNIRNMRTGGPRPRHLDMFPEPRAGVNIRPDEDERPNSVPRNGSYRNLDDFGRPGDRPRDNMQFGVPRRPNSSNGRREV is encoded by the exons ATGGGTTCTCGTGGAAGGATGTTATTTGACCTTAATGAACTCCCAGCAGAAGCTGATGAAGAAGCTCCTGGTGCCGTGCCACAAGAACCTGCTGCTGTCATACAAGAAGCTGCTGTTTCCGTGTCACAAGAAGCTGCTATTGTCGTGTCACAACCTCAGAAATCCCTTCCTGTTCCGACAACGCATGCCCCATCTCTGTTTCAGCCAGGGGAAGGATCACAGTCTCAGGGGATACTAAATAATAATGCATTTAAGCATGCATCCATTGGTTCTGGTTTTCAACCTTTTGTGAGGAACAAAGATTCAAATAACACAAAGGAGTCAATAAAGGCAGAAGATAATATGAATTCCAGTATGGCATGTTTGTCCATGGTAGCTAATCACATCACTGATAATGCTGTTCCAAAGACGGAGCCTGGCAATCAGGTGTCACACGTTGttgaaagagaagaaggagAATGGTCTGATGCAGATGTTATTTCTGACAAAGATGAGTCAGTCGGAACTGCAAGTACTCATGTGAAGAAAGAATCTCAAGACAGTGAGTCCCATCTCATTAAATCTGGTGATGTGACTAAAGATGATACTGCTGCTGAATGTAGTGATGCTGAAATGGCTGATGCATCTAAAGATCAGGTTCTTCGTGGTACCACAGGATCGGAGAGCATGCAAAATTTGGAATGTAAAGGAAATCAACCTGGAGATGATTTAGATGCTTGCAATAGGCCAAAGGATGTTAAAGGAGTGGAAGCCAATTATGCATTGAAGTTTGCGAGCAACCCTGCAAAGAGACCCAAGTTAAATGAACACAAGGAAGCAATGCTTGGTAAAAAACGAGCTAGGCAAACTGTCTTCATCAATGTAGAAGATGCGAAACAAGCTGGTACAATGAAGACCTCGACACCAAGGAGGCAGTCATCCTTTCCGGCACCAATTGTCACACGTACTGTGAAGGAAGCTTCTCGTGCTGCTGGTGAAAAAGCTGCAGAAAAGCAAAACCAGCAAGCAATCAGGGAGAGGCAATCCGAAATGATGGGTTCAGAACGAAGCAATTCGGCAGATCCTAGTGACCAGCATGCTGAATCTAATGGTGATGCTGAGATAGGCCCTCAGGCCCGGTCAAAGAAAATGAATGCAGAAGAACCTTCCTCAGATGGATATCAACAGCCTGTACAAAGACAAGCTTCATTGAAGCAATCCATGGACTTGAAGCAACCAAAGGGCCGACCATTCTCTTCCCAACGGACTGCTGCAGCAGGACAAAATACTGCTGATCAGAAGCCAGCCAGCAAAAGGTCTATTATTTCCAAAAAGCAAACTTTTGCAAACAATATGCAATATCAGGACTCATCTGTTGAGCGACTTATAAGGGAGGTGACAAACGACAAGTTCTGGCACAATCCAG AGGAGGCAGAACTTGAGTGTGTTCCTGGAAGCTTTGAATCTTCTGAGGAGTACATTAGAGTTTTTGAGCCTTTGCTTTTTGAGGAATGCAGAGCTCAGCTTTATAGTTCATATGAGGAGAGTCTTGAGGCTGTGGGAAGGGATGCACATGTAGCAGTACGGGTAAAAGCTGTGGATAGACGTGAAAGAG GATGGTATGATGTTGTTGTGCTACCGATGCATGAATATAAATGGAATTTCAAAGAGGGTGATGTCGCTATTCTGTCATTCCCGCGGCCTGGTTCAG CTGCTCAATCAGGTCGATCTAGCAGGAGGGCTGTTGGTTCAAATGAAGATGCTGAATCAGAATGTGGGCGACTTGTTGGTACTGTTAGGCGCCATATGCCTATTGATACACGTGATCCAATTGGAGCAATTATCCATTTTTATGTTGGAGATTCATTTGATTCTAACAG TGAATCTAATTTCCTGAGGAAACTCCAACCTCGGAGTACTTGGTATCTAACTGGACTAGGTTCTCTTGCAACAACACAAAGGGAATATGTTGCTTTGCATGCGTTCCGCCGTCTGAACGTGCAG ATGCAAAATGCAATACTTCAACCGAGTCCAGAGCATTTCCCGAAGTATGAAGAGCAGCCACCAGCCATGCCAGACTGTTTTACTCCAAATTTTGCTGATCACCTTCACCGTAGTTTCAATGGGCCTCAACTGTCGGCGATTCACTGGGCTGCAACGCATACAGCTGCAGGCACAAGCAATGGTGTTGTGAAGAAACAAGAACCCTGGCCTTTCACATTGGTACAAGGTCCTCCTGGTACAGGGAAAACTCATACTGTATGGGGGATGCTAAATGTTATTCATCTTGTTCAGTATCAACATTACTACGCTGCTTTGCTCAAGAAACTTGCTCCTGAAAGTTACAAACAAGTTAGTGGTAGTACTAGTACCAGCTCGGAGGCTGTTGCTGCAGGgtcaattgatgaacttttgcAGAGCATGGATCAGAACCTATTTCGCACTCTTCCCAAGCTTTGCCCTAAGCCTCGGATGCTTGTTTGTGCCCCATCAAACGCTGCAACAGATGAGCTGCTTGCTCGTGTTCTTGACCGCGGTTTTATAGATGGAGAGATGAAGGTCTACCGCCCTGATGTTGCTCGTGTTGGAATTGATTCACAGTCTCGTGCTGCCCAAGCTGTTTCAGTTGAAAGGAGGACGGATCAGCTTTTGATGAAGGGCCGTGATGAAGTAATTGGGTGGCTACATCAGCTAAAAGGCCGTGAGCAGCAGCTGTCACAGGAGATTGCTTATCTTCAAAGGGAACTAAATATGGTTGCAGCAGCTGGTAGATCCCAGGGTTCAGTAGGAGTAGATCCtgatgttcttgctcaaagggATCGTAACCGCGATATTCTACTTCAGAAACTTGCTGCGTCAGTTGAAAGTAGGGATAAAGTACTGGTGGAGATGTCAAGGCTGCTGATATTAGAAAGCAGGTTCCGTGTTGGCAGCAACTTCAATATGGAAGATGCAAGGGCTAGTCTGGAAGCCAGTTTTGCCAATGAAGCTGAGATTGTTTTTACAACAGTGTCAAGCAGCGGGCGTAAGTTATTTTCTCGCCTAACTCATGGCTTTGATATGGTTGTTATTGATGAGGCTGCTCAGGCTAGTGAAGTAGGAGTCCTTCCTCCATTGGCACTTGGTGCAGCTAGATGTGTCCTGGTTGGTGACCCACAGCAACTTCCTGCTACTGTTATTAGCAAAGCAGCTGGAACGTTGCTTTACAGCAGGAGTCTTTTTGAGAGGTTTCAGCAGGCTGGTTGTCCTACCATTTTGCTGTCAGTACAATACAGGATGCATCCCCAGATCCGTGAATTTCCATCAAGATACTTTTATCAGGGTCGCCTTACAGATAGTGAGAGTGTTGTCAAATTACCTGATGAAGCCTATTACAGAGATGCACTTATGGCACCTTATATCTTTTACGACATGTCACATGGCCGTGAGTCTCATAGGGGTGGTTCATCTTCATACCAGAATATCCATGAAGCACAATTTGCATTGCGTTTATATGAGCATCTTCAGAAGTTCCTGAAAGCTAATGGTGGCAAGAAAGTATCTGTTGGTATAATCACACCATATAAGTTGCAGTTGAAATGCCTTCAGCGGGAATTCAAGGAGGTTATGAATACTGAGGAAGGGAAGGATATCTACATAAATACAGTTGATGCTTTTCAAGGCCAGGAGCGTGATGTCATTATTATGTCATGCGTCCGTGCTTCAAACCATGGTGTGGGTTTTGTTGCTGATATACGCCGTATGAATGTAGCTCTAACACGAGCTAGGAGAGCTCTGTGG GTTGTTGGTAATGCCAATGCTCTCATGCAGTCTGAGGACTGGGCGGCTCTGATAGCAGATGCTAAGGCCAGGAAATGTTTCATGGACCTGGATAGCATTCCGAAGGACTTCCTGCCCATGAAGGCTCCTTCTAACACCCCAGGCAGGAATTCTTCCAACAACATACGTAACATGAGGACTGGTGGTCCAAGACCAAGGCATTTGGACATGTTTCCAGAACCCAGGGCTGGCGTGAACATCAGGCCTGATGAAGATGAGCGACCCAATTCTGTTCCAAGAAATGGAAGTTACAGGAATTTGGATGATTTTGGGCGACCTGGTGACCGCCCCAGGGATAATATGCAGTTTGGAGTTCCCAGGAGACCAAATTCATCTAATGGTAGGAGAGAAGTGTAA
- the LOC120689047 gene encoding ascorbate-specific transmembrane electron transporter 2-like → MPVKSSASFRMTAVPMVVAAQLLAAAVLALALVWALHFRGGVSWERTSNPLLVYTAHPLFMVIGFVICTGQAVMAYRIVLGPRPAKKVVHLLLHLVAMAFAAVGLYAAFKYHHDTGLPDLHSLHSWIGIATIALYALQWLVAFVCFLFPGAAMTMRADYAPWHIFFGIVIFLMAILTTETGLAKFVFPFNDYPSEAFVINFTGLAILMFGVVVILAVILPSRY, encoded by the exons ATGCCAGTGAAGAGCAGCGCCAGCTTCCGGATGACTGCGGTGCCGATGGTGGTGGCAGCGCAGCTGCTGGCGGCCGCCGTGCTTGCGCTCGCGCTCGTTTGGGCGCTGCACTTCCGTGGCGGCGTCTCGTGGGAGCGGACATCCAACCCTCTCCTCGTCTACACG GCACACCCTCTGTTCATGGTGATTGGCTTCGTCATCTGCACTGGACAAG CGGTCATGGCGTACAGGATCGTGCTTGGGCCGAGGCCGGCCAAGAAGGTGGTGCACCTGCTGCTGCATCTCGTAGCAATGGCCTTTGCCGCCGTCGGCCTCTACGCCGCCTTCAAGTACCACCATGACACTGGCCTCCCTGATCTCCACTCCCTGCATTCTTGGATCGGGATTGCCACAATAGCGCTCTATGCTCTTCAG TGGCTGGTGGCATTCGTGTGCTTTTTGTTCCCTGGGGCTGCGATGACAATGAGGGCAGACTACGCACCATGGCACATCTTCTTTGGCATTGTCATCTTCCTCATGGCCATTCTCACCACTGAGACCGGCTTGGCAAAGTTCGTCTTCCCCTTCAATGACTACCCGAGCGAAGCATTCGTCATCAACTTCACCGGGCTTGCCATCCTCATGTTTGGTGTGGTTGTCATCTTAGCTGTCATCCTTCCATCAAGATACTAG